AGCAGCGTGTTGCAATCGCTCGTGCACTTGCAATGGATCCAGATGTAATGCTGTTCGACGAGCCAACTTCAGCGCTTGACCCAGAAATGGTAGGGGAGGTATTAAAAGTAATGCGTCATTTAGCAGATCAGGGGAACACAATGTTAATTGTAACGCATGAAATGGAATTCGCAAAAGAAGTTTCAGACCGAATTGTCTTCATGGATAAAGGTGTAATTGTTGAAGAAGGTCATCCATATGACGTACTTGTAAACCCGCAGCATGACCGTACAAAAGAATTCTTAAAACGAACATTACGATAAATTATATCTTGCTATCTTGCAAATATATTAATATAAATAAGCTCGCAAAATTGCGAGCTTATTTTCGTGAGTTATATTCGCTTATAAGTATAAATACAATTGCAAAGGCAATCGCAATGGCGAAAAACCACATCGGAACGCTACCAAATGCCATTTAATATCCACCTCTCGCTTGTGAGTGTAACACGGAGCATGGCGCCAAATCAAACTTCCACAAGTAAAATTTGACTCTAGACTTTCATCTAGTATGAAAATCGTATAAAATAAGAAAGAATTCATTTACGTAAAAGTGAGGTTATTTTAATGTTACATTTAAAATGGAAAGATGCACCTACAATCCGCACAGTAAAATGTGTCCACACGAATGCATCAAAATATTTAGTATCAAATGTATTAACAGTTGGTAAAGAGTATGAAGTGAAAAACGAAACAGAAGAGTTCGTATTCGTCATCGATAACACAGGCGAAGTAGGCGGCTACTACAAAGAATACTTCGCATAATGAAACGAAAAATAACACCATTTCTCAGATATGAGGATTGGTGTTTTTTAGAATTCACTTTTCCTATAAAGCCTGTTGGCAGAAATTGTGATGTTTTTAGCATTCGTACTATTATTGCCTAGGCACAGATACAGCATTTACTTCGTACAGACAATTTATGTTGGATTTTTATGTTTATGTTGTTTTAAAGATTGTGAAGAAATATCTTTAAACTAATCTAAGTAGGTAAGTTGCATTAAAGAGTACTAGTATATCAAAAATATGGACTGAAAAGGTGAATAATAATGACATATAAATCTTTAAAATAACAGTTATTACAACTAGAGGAAAAACTGTTGGAACCAGAAATCAGAACATCAAAAGAAGAGCTATCTAATCTACTAGCAGACAATTTTTTTGAATTCGGAAGCTCTGGTAAAGTATTGTACAAATACGAGAACATTGGAGAAATGAATCTTAGCGTAGTACAAATGAAGTTGAGTGATTTTGAAATTCATCCAATGTCTGAAGAAATCATATTAACAACCTATCGAATTTATAACAAAATGAATAACCAACATTCATTACGCAGTTCGATATGGAAATTAATTGACGGACGTTGGAAGATGCATTTTCACCAAGGGACAAAAATTACTTCTTCGCTCTAATTATTCTAGAGCATAAAAATGCCGAAAACTTGATAAATCAACATTTCGGCATTTTGTATAATTCAAGCTAAAACATCCTTCATAGAGCAGTCCCTTATTTGAGTTCCAAAATTGTATGCTCAATCTCGTTGCGTTTTTCGTCGGTGCTTACCTGCATGCGTAGGGTATCCTCAATATCTTGTAAAAGCTGCAATTGGGTTGCTTTGAAGCGGTCTACGTCTGTATGTGACAGAGTAGGGCGCTTGCTGTTTTTTTGTACTTCAAGCATTTTTCCGTTTTTGTGTAACATTTGTTCTGAGGCATTCATCAAACGCTCTTGAGACTGCATTGCACGGCGTTGGTTGTTCATGCTTAGAAGCATACTAATTTGCTGCTGCCAGAGCGGGATAGTGGTCATAATCGACGTTTGAATCTTTTCAATAAGCATTTGATTGGTCTGCTGAATTAAGCGAATTTGAGGAGCATATTGAATGGCCACTTCACGTGATAATTCTAAATCATACATTCGGCGGTCAAGCCATTCGATTTGCATTTGAATATCTTTTAATTCATGTTGCTTAAACGGATCAGCATCTTCAGAAATAGCCTTTTCAATAGAGGGCAACACGACATCGTAAATATGCTGTTTTTTTATTTCCAATGAGGCAATGAAGACGTTTATTTCTTGAAAGTAGTCTTCGTTCATCGCATAAAGCTCATTTAGAAATTGGTAATCACTTAGTAAGGCATGTTGGTTGTGCTCGAGTTGGATGCTTAAACGGTCAATGCGCTTAGAAAGCTTATTATACTGTGTCATCACTTCTTGAATCGATTGCTTTGGTTTACTGAATATCTTCGCAAAAAAGCCCTTTTTCTGCTCAATTAACGCATCCGGATCAATGAGCTCTAGGTGGTGCAGTAAATCGTTTAACACATCGCCAACTTTGCGCACATCTTTTCGCTGTATGTAATTGAGCATTTGTGAGGTGAATTTTTTTAACGCTTCTTGTGATGGGAGACCAAAACCAAGCACATCCTCATATTGTTTAGATTCTAAATGGAGTGCCAGCTTTAGCGAACGCTGCTTCATATCGTTTGAAAGTGATGCGAAAAGCGGTGATGTTGCATTATTCGCAACATTCACCGCAAATTGATCTTTACTAACTTGAATATCCACACTGTCACTTGTTGTAAACGCTTCAAATGGATTATGGTTGTTTGTCATAGCTTATTCACCGCCGATTTTTAATCGATCTTTTCGCTTTTCGTTCGACATTTTTGCAAAATCTAATTCGATTTTTAAATTTTCAATGTCTGAAGATAGAGCACTTTTTAAATCATCTTCTATTGTTACTTGTAGCTCTTTTAATGTTCTACGTGTATCTTCTAGTGCTAAATGAACATCTGTACCAGGAATTTGCTCTTTTGTAAGTAACGTATATTTATCAGAAAGCTGCACCGCTGAAGGTAGGTGAGCATAGAAGAAATCTTCTACCGCATAAAATTTTTGCGGATTTGATTGTACGATATTGATAATGCGCTTTGCTAGTTTAGACATTTCGTTAATTTGTTTGAACGAACGAACTGAACGTACTCGTACATATTGTTGGTTCAGTGCTTGTACATGTGATTTTGCTTGTTTCAATTGAGCCTCGATTAAATTATACTCTGATTTCGAAAAGCCGATTTTTTTACTTTGGCTTGATTTTTGAATGGCCAATGTAATTTTGTTACTTGCGTAGTATGCTACAATAGCAAGAGGTAGCGATAATAGGCTAGCCATGCCAGGAATATTAATAATCGCAACAACAAGTGCAGTAGTACCTACTAAAAAGTTGAGTATGTGTCTTGTTAAAAAATTGATAGGACCAAGCATTTTCGTACCTCCTTTACTGGTTACTAATTTTACGAATAAAACTGAAAAAGGTTTCGTTTTTCCTATATCTATCGTAACAATTTTTTTCATCCGAAAAAAGTAAAAAGCTTTTCTAGCATATAAAAAAGAAGCAAAACGATCCTGTTTTGCTTCTTTTAGAAAAATTAATGCATTAAACGCTCTTTTTCAATTGCGGCAATTAAAACATTAATATAGCTAATTACTTGCTTAGAAGCAGCCTCAATTTCATTTAGATGCTGTTCGGCCTTTCCTAAATTACCAGCGTTATACGCTTCAACTGCTGCTCTAGCAGAAATATGTACCTGTTCATGGTGATGATCTAATTCGTGGTAAGCAGGATGGTTGTTAAAGCGCAATTTCGTTTTTTCTGATGAATACCATTTCCCTAGACGACAATCAAGATGTGAAGAAACATCAGATGGTGAAAGCTTTTCTAAACCTAAGAACATGTTGTATACTCGCCATTTCCATAAAATATGGTCGGCTTTTGATAATAATAATAAAGAAATGCTAGATAGTTGCACGTTGGTCGATGTTGTTACTTCATTTCGGAAGCGTGTTATTTCTTGACCTAATTTATGAATATCACGCGATGTGTCATTACCGAATCCTCGAATATCTTCCTGTAAGTTAGAAATTTGTACCATGCGTACTGAAATTTCATCGATGGAAGCGGCTTGTTCTTGCGAAGCAGCGGCAGTTGTCGTGACATCAATATTAATGCTTTCAATAATTTCAACGATGGAGTTGAGCAGAGGTAAAGATTCCTTTGCTTCACCTGTCGCTTCACGAATAATTGTTGTTGTTTCAGAAATGGATGATGCAACATTGTTTGAATACGATTTTAATGATTGAACATTCGCTGATACTTCAGTTAATGCCGAAACAGTGCTTTCTGCAAGCTTACGAACTTCTTGTGCAACAACTGCGAAGCCTTTACCATGATCACCTGCTCGGGCAGCCTCAATCGAAGCATTTAAAGCTAATAAATTTGTTTGATCAGCAATTTGGTTAATAAGTGTTACTACACTTTCAATATCGTCGACATGCTTTTGTAATTCTTTGAAGCTATGTACAATTTCAGTGAATGTTTCTTCTGTTGTGAAGATTTCCTGTAGGGCATGTTCGATGGCATGCTTACCAAGTGCGGCATTATTAACGGATTCATTTGTTTTTTCGGCAATATTCGATGAAGTGCGGGCAATTTCTGCAATAGAAGCAGCTAGTTGTTGAGACGCTGCAGTCGAACTAGCAATATCATCAGACTGTGTATCTAAGCGTTGAATCAAATCCTTCATATACACAATATTAGCGTTTGAATCCGTTAAGGAAGCTAATTCTTCAATGATATTTTCAAGTAAACGCTCCTGCATGACTTCAATTAATATTTCCTGCTCGATATTAACTGCCGCTGATACAGATTTCATATATTGGAATGCAACATGTGGCTTCATACCAAAATGATGCAGTACTAGTGTTGTAATATAAAATGAAAATTGGTTGAAGACAACTATTAATTTACCAGATTCAAATTTATTTTCACGTAGTAAATTGAAAAATTTAATTGTTTGGTCAACGTATTCATTGTTTCGCTCAGCTAAGAAGAAATTCTGTAAGTAACGATCTATTTGACTATTTGAGATATTATTTTGGCCATTAGGTGAAATTTCAATTAAATATTTGTTGAATATTTCTTGCATTGTTGGTGATACATCAGCAACACGCTCATATAATTTTTTTAAGTCTTCTTGATTTGTTAATTTGAAATTATTGAACGCTAATGTTTCTTTAAAACGGCCAGTTGCAATTAAATCTGTACCACGTTCAAATAAGTCATGTAACTCAGCTTTTGGTTTTAATGCAGAAAACATTGTAAATATCCTCCTTAGATTTGACACTCCCATAATTTTATCATACACAAATGTTCAATAATAGACATAATTGTTCGGGTTGTTTTAATATAAAGGGAAGAAGAGGTGTTAGAAATTATGTATAAAATTATCTATATGAAAGCAGATTACGAGCCCTGGTGGCAGTTTGAGGGTTGGGAAGAGTTCATTGTTTCAGAGCAATTTTTTGAAACCGACGAACAGCTCCAAGCAACTTTACAGTCCACATTACAAAAGTTTCGTGCAAATTATGAAAATGAAACATGCAAAAATGAGCTCTTTTATGCCTTTTGGTCAGAAGATGAATGTGAATTTTGCGAAGCATGTGATGAAGAAGCGCAAATTTATCATGGTATTATTGTACTTACACCGGAAAACATACAAATCTAAAATGATTTACGTTAAAATTGGTAGAATTCAAAATAATGTAATTGACATCCATAAAATTGGATTTTATACTAATTTTAACAATTGAAATTATGATGCCGAACAAGTAGATTCACATATTACAAAAAGTAATCGATTTAGTTGAACGGTACTTTCTGTAATATGTGAATTTTTTATTTGTATTTTAACTGGATTCAGCGGGGGTCCAAACCCCGGCTGAATCCAGTTAAGCCCCAGCGGATGTCACAGATTTTTTAGGTGAATTTTAAAGAGGAAGTCAGCCTAAAGACGTCACATCGTGTGACAACGGCTGACTGACCCA
This portion of the Solibacillus daqui genome encodes:
- a CDS encoding DUF6501 family protein; the encoded protein is MLHLKWKDAPTIRTVKCVHTNASKYLVSNVLTVGKEYEVKNETEEFVFVIDNTGEVGGYYKEYFA
- a CDS encoding toxic anion resistance protein, which produces MTNNHNPFEAFTTSDSVDIQVSKDQFAVNVANNATSPLFASLSNDMKQRSLKLALHLESKQYEDVLGFGLPSQEALKKFTSQMLNYIQRKDVRKVGDVLNDLLHHLELIDPDALIEQKKGFFAKIFSKPKQSIQEVMTQYNKLSKRIDRLSIQLEHNQHALLSDYQFLNELYAMNEDYFQEINVFIASLEIKKQHIYDVVLPSIEKAISEDADPFKQHELKDIQMQIEWLDRRMYDLELSREVAIQYAPQIRLIQQTNQMLIEKIQTSIMTTIPLWQQQISMLLSMNNQRRAMQSQERLMNASEQMLHKNGKMLEVQKNSKRPTLSHTDVDRFKATQLQLLQDIEDTLRMQVSTDEKRNEIEHTILELK
- a CDS encoding 5-bromo-4-chloroindolyl phosphate hydrolysis family protein — protein: MLGPINFLTRHILNFLVGTTALVVAIINIPGMASLLSLPLAIVAYYASNKITLAIQKSSQSKKIGFSKSEYNLIEAQLKQAKSHVQALNQQYVRVRSVRSFKQINEMSKLAKRIINIVQSNPQKFYAVEDFFYAHLPSAVQLSDKYTLLTKEQIPGTDVHLALEDTRRTLKELQVTIEDDLKSALSSDIENLKIELDFAKMSNEKRKDRLKIGGE
- a CDS encoding methyl-accepting chemotaxis protein: MFSALKPKAELHDLFERGTDLIATGRFKETLAFNNFKLTNQEDLKKLYERVADVSPTMQEIFNKYLIEISPNGQNNISNSQIDRYLQNFFLAERNNEYVDQTIKFFNLLRENKFESGKLIVVFNQFSFYITTLVLHHFGMKPHVAFQYMKSVSAAVNIEQEILIEVMQERLLENIIEELASLTDSNANIVYMKDLIQRLDTQSDDIASSTAASQQLAASIAEIARTSSNIAEKTNESVNNAALGKHAIEHALQEIFTTEETFTEIVHSFKELQKHVDDIESVVTLINQIADQTNLLALNASIEAARAGDHGKGFAVVAQEVRKLAESTVSALTEVSANVQSLKSYSNNVASSISETTTIIREATGEAKESLPLLNSIVEIIESINIDVTTTAAASQEQAASIDEISVRMVQISNLQEDIRGFGNDTSRDIHKLGQEITRFRNEVTTSTNVQLSSISLLLLSKADHILWKWRVYNMFLGLEKLSPSDVSSHLDCRLGKWYSSEKTKLRFNNHPAYHELDHHHEQVHISARAAVEAYNAGNLGKAEQHLNEIEAASKQVISYINVLIAAIEKERLMH
- a CDS encoding DUF1033 family protein, yielding MYKIIYMKADYEPWWQFEGWEEFIVSEQFFETDEQLQATLQSTLQKFRANYENETCKNELFYAFWSEDECEFCEACDEEAQIYHGIIVLTPENIQI